From a single Silene latifolia isolate original U9 population chromosome 6, ASM4854445v1, whole genome shotgun sequence genomic region:
- the LOC141658741 gene encoding 3-hydroxy-3-methylglutaryl-coenzyme A reductase 1-like: MENGRHERPSMSTAINGDEYYKTYNKTVPKQSNHSLLSTFLTYLRNKLLSVTMFFNLAYILFHDVTLSELLVIPVLTLVSFYGLFSRSTCDTNHNEEICNDVCDIYKECDRSNINEDDESVVQSVLEGVVSVRSLESRLKDCRRAVSVRREAVQRMTRRSLEKLPVEGFDYESIFKLNCESPVGYVQVPVGVAGPLLLNGSEFMVPLATTEGCVVATVNRGCKAIYGSGGATSYVLKDGMTRAPVVRFPCVERAVQLKFFLEDPLNFDTFDNCFIGSSKYARLQSIRCAIAGRNLYIRFCCSTGDAMGMNMVSKGVEAVLDSLKTDFPDMEVIGISGNFCTDKKAAAINWIDGRGKSVVCEAVIKEIILKQVLRTDAAKLVEVNMLKNLAGSAIAGALGGFNAHASNIVSAIFIATGQDPAQNIESSHCITMMEALNDGKDLHISVSMPSIEVGTVGGGTSLASQAACLNVLGVKGGSKQSPGENARRLATIVAASVLAGELSLMSAIATGDLVNSHMKYNRSSANVSELTC, from the exons ATGGAGAATGGCCGCCATGAAAGACCATCCATGTCGACTGCCATTAATGGAGACGAATACTACAAAACTTACAACAAGACTGTCCCAAAACAATCAAATCACTCTTTACTCTCAACTTTTCTAACTTACTTGCGGAACAAGCTACTTTCCGTTACCATGTTTTTCAACCTAGCATACATTCTTTTCCATGACGTCACTCTTTCCGAATTACTCGTCATCCCCGTCTTGACACTCGTCAGTTTCTATGGCCTGTTCTCTCGGTCCACGTGCGACACCAATCACAACGAGGAAATTTGCAACGACGTTTGCGACATATACAAGGAGTGCGACAGGAGTAATATTAATGAAGATGATGAGTCGGTGGTTCAGTCCGTGTTGGAAGGGGTGGTCTCCGTACGTAGCCTAGAGTCCCGTCTGAAAGACTGTCGTCGAGCAGTGTCTGTCAGGCGCGAGGCAGTACAAAGGATGACACGCAGGTCGTTGGAGAAGCTGCCTGTTGAGGGGTTTGATTACGAGTCAATTTTCAAGTTGAATTGCGAGTCGCCTGTTGGGTATGTACAGGTTCCAGTGGGTGTTGCGGGTCCATTGTTGTTGAATGGGAGCGAGTTCATGGTTCCTTTGGCCACTACAGAAGGGTGCGTGGTTGCGACTGTGAACCGTGGGTGTAAGGCCATCTATGGTTCGGGTGGCGCGACAAGCTATGTTTTGAAAGATGGCATGACAAGGGCACCTGTTGTTAGGTTCCCTTGCGTTGAGAGAGCTGTTCAGTTGAAGTTTTTCCTTGAGGATCCTCTTAATTTTGACACATTCGACAATTGTTTTATCGG GTCAAGTAAATATGCAAGGTTGCAAAGCATACGGTGCGCAATTGCAGGGAGGAATTTATACATAAGGTTTTGTTGCAGCACAGGAGATGCCATGGGGATGAACATGGTTTCAAAAGGCGTTGAGGCCGTCCTCGACTCTCTTAAAACTGATTTCCCAGACATGGAGGTTATTGGCATCTCTG GAAACTTTTGCacggacaagaaagcagctgcaATAAACTGGATTGATGGGCGAGGAAAGTCAGTAGTATGTGAGGCAGTTATAAAAGAAATCATCCTGAAACAGGTGCTTAGAACTGATGCTGCAAAGCTGGTAGAGGTCAATATGCTTAAGAACTTAGCTGGTTCGGCTATTGCCGGAGCTCTAGGTGGTTTTAATGCCCACGCCAGCAATATTGTTTCTGCCATTTTCATTGCAACCGGTCAAGATCCGGCTCAGAATATCGAAAGCTCCCATTGCATCACCATGATGGAAGCTCTGAATGATGGCAAGGATCTTCACATCTCTGTCTCCATGCCGTCCATCGAG GTGGGTACAGTAGGAGGCGGGACAAGTCTTGCATCCCAGGCCGCTTGTCTGAATGTCCTTGGGGTGAAAGGCGGAAGCAAACAGTCCCCAGGAGAGAACGCAAGGCGACTAGCCACAATTGTAGCGGCTTCTGTATTAGCGGGGGAGTTATCCCTAATGTCGGCCATTGCGACCGGAGATCTCGTAAACAGCCATATGAAGTACAATAGATCCAGCGCCAATGTTTCTGAGCTCACTTGTTGA
- the LOC141658742 gene encoding uncharacterized protein LOC141658742 → MNDSAVPMGVDLPFRQTGLHLIKTRLKDCTQKFNDPEHLQSLDELAKKFEQKVFVKATSRDEYIKIIEKKLAHITNMRSASPITGNPLERNVIPRPIIQSSSAQQNFNQNPNLVSSKYQPSRMQIPAMQQPKILAVQNHQSGQQIQQTQNRGHLINPQGPITQYPDCRLNGVERSSPYVRSQNYSGASALSSISDSGTTKLDHLQLLIDQFQRAKLAYLPELHKWLKTMEGHFSQVQSVGECETLKKHILSVRQMIRFLSITENQLMQFDKQKLRHNMNTVIEYYNKVVKNGISFAMNQAHQLSSLLRMASNPVHMNQPLISSSTINPGFSSGPIISTKQMDMKSNTITNLVTHGSANYDNHLNMRNDRQIQSPQTQQSVSQLEKRKHPVDSASVPNICNTPSKLPGMGKSSTNATIRTSKKPCSKPRGKSSGNSLESWLNLATFRSKQSSIPTKPSQSSTPSTPMTPSSGNNGEIETVKEASNPQEHLILEDLVPTVGAPEILSGSPMLYDSTGLEPNQQHPEKQPIDRLLDVVKLASKETLASAVNDMNSAIIEMDKLPDIAYLDPSNALTIDVYLAKFVENMHYDCMNDEDQQPFKRPKRDIESVSRDASFPPNNNSIVEQSSSLEQNKNHIVMRPYQKFLDEIKDANQSLSGTVIEIMEESSNQSNGTIVRCTYSPNADNLRSMFTSQSMNLSVEFLVPFEYPTSPPKILDCKMPDFEIVIEMTEMAKSMFESQVRFIYFVRVGEMARLWDRCAQSVFLTYEKLFGAEIFSSENGGGDRAGPDS, encoded by the exons ATGAACGACAGTGCTGTTCCCATGGGAGTGGATCTTCCCTTTCGTCAAACTGGCTTGCATTT AATCAAGACTAGGCTGAAAGATTGTACACAGAAATTTAATGATCCTGAGCATCTTCAATCGCTTGATGAGTTAGCAAAAAAGTTTGAGCAGAAGGTTTTTGTAAAGGCGACAAGTCGG GATGAGTATATAAAGATAATCGAAAAAAAGCTCGCTCATATCACCAATATGCGTTCTGCATCACCTATTACAG GAAATCCGCTGGAAAGAAATGTGATTCCGAGGCCTATTATCCAGTCCAGTTCTGCTCAGCAGAACTTTAATCAAAACCCGAACCTGGTCTCAAGCAAATACCAGCCATCTCGGATGCAGATTCCTGCAATGCAACAACCAAAAATTTTGGCTGTGCAGAATCATCAGTCGGGACAGCAGATTCAACAAACTCAAAACAGAGGTCATCTTATCAATCCACAAGGACCTATAACTCAGTATCCCGACTGTAGGTTAAACGGGGTTGAAAGGTCGAGTCCTTATGTTCGCTCTCAGAATTATTCTGGTGCATCAG CATTGTCATCGATTTCTGATTCCGGAACTACAAAACTGGATCATCTTCAGCTTCTCATTGATCAG TTTCAACGTGCCAAACTCGCATACTTGCCTGAACTTCACAAATGGTTAAAGACTATGGAAGGCCATTTTTCTCAG GTTCAAAGTGTCGGTGAGTGTGAAACCTTAAAGAAACACATTCTTTCAGTCCGACAAATGATCAGATTTCTGAGCATTACCGAAAATCAATTGATGCAATTTGACAAGCAGAAACTACGCCATAACATGAATACTGTTATTGAGTACTATAATAAAGTGGTTAAAAATGGTATTAGTTTTGCTATGAACCAAGCACACCAGTTGTCTTCACTTCTGAGGATGGCCTCTAATCCAGTACATATGAACCAACCCCTGATTTCTTCATCGACAATTAATCCTGGGTTTTCAAGTGGCCCTATAATTTCCACTAAACAAATGGATATGAAGAGTAATACAATAACAAACTTGGTTACACATGGATCTGCAAATTATGACAAT CATCTTAATATGAGGAACGATCGACAAATCCAATCTCCACAAACTCAGCAGTCAGTTAGTCAACTAGAAAAGAGAAAGCATCCAGTTGACTCAGCTTCAGTGCCAAATATCTGTAATACACCTTCCAAACTCCCAGGTATGGGCAAGTCATCCACTAATGCCACCATTAGGACATCTAAGAAGCCATGCTCTAAGCCGAGGGGAAAATCGTCAGGAAATTCTCTTGAATCATGGCTTAACTTGGCTACCTTTCGCTCAAAACAGTCCTCTATTCCCACTAAACCCTCTCAGAGCTCTACACCTTCAACCCCTATGACACCGTCTTCTGGAAACAATGGCGAAATTGAGACTGTTAAGGAAGCAAGTAACCCTCAAGAACATCTTATTTTAGAAGACTTGGTCCCAACTGTCGGAGCACCAGAGATTTTGTCGGGTTCGCCAATGCTATACGACAGCACTGGCCTAGAGCCCAACCAGCAACATCCTGAAAAGCAGCCTATTGACCGCTTATTGGACGTG GTTAAGTTGGCTAGTAAGGAAACTTTAGCCAGTGCTGTGAATGATATGAATTCAGCTATCATTGAGATGGATAAATTGCCTGATATTGCATATCTAGATCCCAGTAATGCGCTAACTATTGACGTTTACTTGGCAAAATTTGTAGAAAATATGCATTATGATTGCATGAATGATGAAGATCAACAACCATTTAAAAGACCTAAGCGTGACATAGAATCTGTGAGCAGGGATGCATCATTTCCTCCTAATAACAATTCTATTGTGGAACAGTCTTCTAGTTTGGAG CAAAACAAAAATCATATCGTCATGCGGCCTTACCAAAAGTTTTTGGATGAAATAAAGGATGCGAATCAGAGTCTATCTGGAACTGTGATAGAAATCATGGAGGAATCGAGTAATCAGAGTAACGGGACCATAGTCAGGTGTACCTATAGCCCGAATGCAGATAATTTAAGATCAATGTTTACTTCCCAA TCAATGAATCTCTCGGTTGAGTTTCTGGTTCCTTTCGAATATCCCACCTCGCCTCCCAAGATCTTAGATTGCAAGATGCCGGATTT TGAAATCGTCATAGAAATGACAGAGATGGCAAAATCAATGTTCGAGAGCCAAGTTCGATTTATTTATTTCGTAAGAGTGGGAGAGATGGCACGATTGTGGGATCGTTGTGCTCAATCGGTGTTCCTCACCTATGAAAAGCTCTTTGGAGCGGAAATTTTCAGCTCCGAAAATGGTGGTGGTGATCGTGCCGGACCTGACTCATGA